Proteins from a genomic interval of Zingiber officinale cultivar Zhangliang chromosome 1B, Zo_v1.1, whole genome shotgun sequence:
- the LOC122051201 gene encoding 7-deoxyloganetin glucosyltransferase-like: MRSSTKAHLVCMAIPAQGHINSMLNFAKVLHSKGFFITFVNTEFVHRRFLKNPESLASLDGLPDFRFASIPDGISPSNDSDEHKQDIPNLGQAIKNNCPAPFLKLLSAMNDPNSGVPPVNCVISDSFASFTLDATTKLGIPNVFYCACSVCGFMVFYYCKELMERGIIPLKSEDDLTNGYLDTVIDSIPGMIEVRLRDLSSFIRTTNRDDILLNNIIDEIHASHQATAIIFNSFSELESPLLNACSSMLPPVFDIGPMCLLSQCIPNDSSIKSLDRLNLWKEDLGCVEWLDEKEPGSVLYVNFGSMANLTSGQLLEFAWGLANSGCAFLWVIRPDLVVGDTALLPQEFSEMAKGRSFITSWCPQQRVLSHAAVGGFLTHCGWNSTTESICAGVPMLCWPFFAEQQINCRYICSVWDIGMEINEDVKREEVARLIEELMRGQKGKEMKKKAMEWKEKAFEAAKPGGGSWINLERIIKEIITKE; the protein is encoded by the exons ATGAGGTCCTCAACCAAAGCTCATCTCGTGTGCATGGCAATCCCCGCTCAGGGCCACATCAACTCCATGCTCAACTTCGCCAAAGTCCTCCACTCCAAGGGCTTCTTCATCACCTTTGTCAACACCGAGTTCGTCCACCGTCGCTTCCTCAAGAATCCTGAATCACTCGCCTCCCTCGACGGCCTCCCTGACTTCCGCTTCGCCAGCATCCCCGACGGGATCTCACCCTCCAACGACAGCGACGAACACAAACAAGACATTCCTAATCTCGGTCAAGCAATCAAAAACAACTGCCCTGCTCCTTTTCTCAAGCTTTTATCCGCAATGAACGATCCGAACTCTGGTGTGCCGCCCGTTAATTGCGTGATCTCAGACTCCTTCGccagctttacccttgatgccaCCACCAAATTGGGGATCCCTAATGTATTTTACTGTGCATGTAGCGTGTGTGGCTTCATGGTCTTCTACTACTGCAAGGAGTTGATGGAGAGGGGAATCATCCCATTGAAAA GTGAAGATGATCTTACAAATGGGTACCTGGATACCGTCATTGATTCGATACCAGGAATGATAGAGGTCCGCTTGAGAGACTTGTCGAGTTTCATACGAACCACCAACCGAGATGACATATTGCTCAACAATATCATTGATGAGATTCATGCGTCTCACCAAGCCACAGCAATCATCTTCAACTCGTTCTCTGAATTAGAATCACCACTGCTTAACGCATGCTCATCGATGCTACCTCCCGTGTTCGACATCGGCCCCATGTGCCTGCTTTCTCAGTGCATTCCCAATGATTCATCAATCAAATCGTTGGATAGATTAAACCTGTGGAAAGAGGACTTGGGTTGCGTGGAATGGTTAGACGAAAAGGAGCCGGGTTCTGTGTTGTATGTCAACTTTGGTAGCATGGCAAACTTGACGAGTGGACAACTCTTGGAGTTCGCATGGGGTCTGGCCAACAGTGGATGCGCGTTCCTTTGGGTTATTAGACCTGACCTGGTTGTGGGAGACACGGCGTTGTTGCCACAAGAGTTCTCGGAGATGGCCAAAGGAAGGAGCTTCATTACAAGCTGGTGCCCGCAACAGAGAGTGTTGTCTCATGCTGCAGTTGGAGGTTTCTTGACGCACTGTGGATGGAATTCTACAACGGAAAGCATATGCGCGGGGGTTCCTATGCTCTGTTGGCCATTCTTTGCAGAACAGCAAATAAATTGTAGGTACATATGCTCTGTTTGGGACATTGGGATGGAGATTAATGAAGATGTTAAGAGGGAAGAGGTAGCGAGATTAATCGAGGAGCTGATGAGAGGGCAGAAggggaaggagatgaagaagaaggcaaTGGAGTGGAAAGAGAAAGCATTTGAGGCAGCCAAACCTGGTGGAGGATCTTGGATAAATTTGGAGAGGATTATCAAGGAGATAATTACAAAAGAGTGA